The Kordia sp. SMS9 genome window below encodes:
- a CDS encoding adenylate kinase, whose protein sequence is MIKLHDKYFKKFISSAQIQEAVTRMAAEIAEDVKDEQPIFVGILNGVFMFFADFMKAYNYPCEMTFVKLASYHGTSSSGEIKELIGLSQDIEGRTVIVLEDIIDTGNTLDELHAIFKAKKVKDFKIGTLFFKPEAYKKQHNIDYIGMEISNEFIVGYGLDYDDLGRNLPEVYQLHNHNMINLILFGKPGAGKGTQANFLKEKYNLVHISTGDVFRYNIKNGTELGLLAKSYMDKGDLVPDEVTINMLQAEVEKNPEANGFIFDGFPRTTAQAEALDNFLATKDMGISATIALEADDEILIQRLLERGKVSGRADDQDENKIRNRFDEYNQKTAPLIDYYKKQNKFHSVNGIGTIEEITVRLSATIDQL, encoded by the coding sequence GTGATCAAATTACACGACAAATATTTCAAAAAATTTATCTCTTCAGCACAAATTCAGGAAGCAGTGACCAGAATGGCTGCTGAAATTGCAGAAGATGTCAAAGATGAACAACCCATTTTCGTTGGAATTTTGAATGGTGTATTTATGTTTTTTGCCGATTTTATGAAAGCGTATAATTATCCATGCGAGATGACTTTTGTAAAATTAGCATCCTACCATGGAACGTCTTCTTCTGGCGAAATTAAAGAGCTCATTGGACTTTCTCAAGATATTGAAGGCAGAACTGTGATCGTATTAGAAGATATTATTGACACAGGAAACACCTTAGATGAATTGCACGCAATATTCAAAGCAAAAAAAGTAAAAGACTTTAAAATAGGAACCTTATTTTTTAAGCCAGAAGCATATAAAAAACAACACAACATAGATTATATCGGGATGGAAATTTCCAACGAATTCATTGTCGGTTACGGACTCGACTATGACGATTTGGGAAGAAATCTACCTGAAGTTTATCAATTACACAACCACAACATGATCAATTTAATTTTATTCGGAAAGCCAGGCGCTGGAAAAGGAACACAAGCAAATTTCTTAAAAGAAAAATACAACTTGGTGCATATTTCTACAGGAGATGTGTTTAGATACAATATCAAAAATGGTACAGAATTAGGATTATTAGCCAAGTCTTACATGGATAAAGGTGATTTGGTGCCTGACGAAGTAACGATCAACATGTTGCAAGCAGAAGTGGAAAAAAACCCAGAGGCAAATGGTTTTATCTTTGATGGTTTCCCAAGAACTACGGCACAAGCAGAAGCATTGGATAATTTCCTAGCGACAAAAGACATGGGAATTTCTGCAACTATTGCGCTAGAAGCGGATGATGAAATCTTAATTCAACGTTTGTTAGAACGCGGAAAAGTGAGTGGTCGTGCTGATGATCAGGACGAAAATAAAATTAGAAATCGTTTTGATGAATACAATCAAAAAACGGCGCCATTAATTGATTACTACAAGAAACAAAACAAATTTCACAGTGTCAACGGCATCGGAACTATTGAAGAAATTACAGTGCGTTTGAGCGCTACTATTGATCAATTGTAA
- a CDS encoding 5-(carboxyamino)imidazole ribonucleotide synthase encodes MNYFSSNFKLGILGGGQLGKMLLYTTRKFDVYTSVLDPSDEAPCKIACNEFHQGDLMDFETVYNFGKNVDVLTFEIEHVNVDALQKLEDEGVHVYPSAKTLQTIQNKGIQKLFYQKNNIPTAPFSIYMSLEELLHSVENDVISIPFVWKSTQFGYDGTGVKVVRSLADLERLPNVECMCEQLIDFKNELAVIVVRSVSGEVKTYPVVEMEFHPEANQVEYVICPARVSEDILAKAQKVALQVSEALQHTGILAVEMFQTQDDEILVNEVAPRPHNSGHYSIEASYTDQFEQHIRAILNLPLGKTESKVAGIMVNLVGAEGYTGDVVYENIEKIMQLEGVTPHIYGKQQTRPFRKMGHVTIVNEDVTEARKVAAEVKQIINVISK; translated from the coding sequence ATGAATTATTTCTCCTCTAATTTTAAATTAGGAATTTTAGGCGGCGGTCAATTGGGAAAAATGCTGCTCTACACTACCCGAAAGTTTGATGTATATACGTCTGTGTTGGATCCAAGTGACGAAGCTCCTTGCAAAATAGCGTGTAATGAGTTTCACCAAGGTGATTTGATGGACTTTGAAACCGTGTATAATTTTGGTAAAAATGTGGATGTGTTAACTTTTGAGATTGAACATGTAAATGTAGACGCATTGCAAAAGCTAGAAGATGAAGGCGTACACGTATATCCGTCTGCAAAAACGTTGCAAACCATTCAAAATAAAGGAATTCAGAAGCTTTTTTATCAGAAAAACAACATTCCAACAGCGCCATTTTCTATTTATATGTCGCTAGAAGAGTTGCTACACAGTGTAGAAAATGACGTGATTTCGATTCCGTTTGTGTGGAAAAGTACGCAGTTTGGCTATGATGGAACTGGTGTAAAAGTAGTACGTTCTTTAGCAGATTTAGAACGTTTGCCAAATGTAGAGTGTATGTGTGAACAATTGATCGATTTTAAAAATGAGCTCGCTGTAATTGTTGTGCGTTCTGTTTCTGGAGAAGTAAAAACGTATCCTGTGGTAGAAATGGAGTTTCACCCAGAAGCCAATCAGGTGGAATATGTAATTTGCCCTGCGAGAGTTTCTGAGGATATTCTAGCGAAAGCCCAAAAAGTAGCATTGCAAGTTTCAGAAGCATTACAACATACGGGAATTTTAGCCGTAGAAATGTTTCAAACACAAGACGACGAAATTTTAGTGAATGAAGTGGCGCCAAGACCTCACAACAGTGGACATTATAGCATTGAAGCGAGTTATACGGATCAATTTGAACAACACATTCGCGCCATTTTGAATCTTCCGTTAGGAAAAACCGAAAGTAAAGTTGCGGGAATTATGGTGAATTTGGTAGGCGCCGAAGGATATACGGGCGATGTAGTGTATGAAAATATTGAAAAAATCATGCAGTTGGAAGGCGTAACACCACATATTTATGGGAAGCAACAAACACGCCCATTTCGCAAGATGGGACATGTAACTATTGTGAATGAAGATGTTACCGAAGCACGAAAAGTAGCGGCGGAAGTAAAACAAATAATCAACGTAATTAGCAAATAA
- the purE gene encoding 5-(carboxyamino)imidazole ribonucleotide mutase: MAKVGIIMGSTSDLPVMQEAIDILEGFDIEIEVDIVSAHRTPEKLFDYGKNAHTRGINVIIAGAGGAAHLPGMVASLSPLPVIGVPVKSRNSIDGWDSVLSILQMPGGVPVATVALDGAKNAGILAAQIIGSSDKCVLDKILVYKEGLKQKVIDGAKKVAK, translated from the coding sequence ATGGCAAAAGTGGGAATTATTATGGGAAGCACAAGTGATCTTCCTGTAATGCAAGAAGCAATTGATATTTTGGAAGGTTTCGATATTGAGATTGAAGTAGATATTGTGTCTGCACATCGAACTCCAGAAAAGTTATTCGATTATGGAAAAAATGCGCATACGCGTGGTATTAATGTGATTATTGCTGGTGCTGGTGGCGCGGCTCATTTGCCAGGAATGGTAGCTTCATTGTCTCCACTGCCTGTAATTGGTGTTCCTGTAAAATCTCGAAATTCTATTGATGGTTGGGATTCTGTATTGTCTATTTTGCAAATGCCTGGCGGCGTTCCTGTAGCAACTGTTGCGTTGGATGGCGCAAAGAATGCTGGAATTTTAGCGGCGCAAATTATTGGAAGTTCAGACAAATGTGTGTTGGATAAAATTTTGGTGTACAAAGAAGGTTTGAAACAGAAAGTGATTGACGGCGCGAAGAAGGTTGCGAAGTAA
- a CDS encoding T9SS type A sorting domain-containing protein, whose translation MKTKILVIALFFGTYMTMFGQICYDYASKKYIQEVRKNSENSPTDGRISLRLAGNGSFVTILLGFIPEGTIHFDDGYDGPFINDGAAVEFYSFLGAMRLSIQALPELTNANVQVPLGYELTSDGLYTISIDAEFLSTDFDIILEDTYQSTFTDLRQTSYTFSGITGETHDRFFLNLDYRSALHTVDSENTSKDILAYFHDDQLKLYTQRNDIAKVSLYSITGTQILSTNFSNEILTKNVARGIYIIQYTTISGVQIVQKIAK comes from the coding sequence ATGAAGACAAAAATACTTGTAATAGCACTTTTTTTTGGCACATACATGACGATGTTTGGTCAAATTTGTTACGATTATGCTTCGAAGAAGTACATCCAAGAAGTCCGTAAAAATTCTGAAAACAGTCCCACAGACGGACGTATTTCGTTGCGATTGGCAGGAAATGGTTCTTTTGTCACGATTCTTTTAGGATTCATTCCAGAAGGAACGATTCATTTTGATGATGGCTACGACGGACCGTTTATCAATGACGGCGCAGCGGTAGAATTTTATTCTTTTTTAGGTGCGATGCGACTCTCCATACAGGCATTACCAGAATTAACAAATGCCAATGTACAAGTGCCTTTGGGCTACGAATTGACTTCCGATGGTTTATATACAATTTCTATAGATGCTGAATTTTTAAGCACAGACTTTGACATTATTTTAGAAGATACGTATCAAAGTACCTTTACAGATTTACGCCAAACAAGTTATACCTTTTCAGGAATTACGGGAGAAACACACGATCGTTTCTTTCTAAACTTAGACTATCGCAGTGCATTACATACCGTCGATAGTGAAAATACTTCCAAAGATATTCTCGCGTATTTTCATGATGATCAATTAAAACTGTATACACAACGCAATGATATTGCCAAAGTCAGTTTGTATTCCATCACAGGAACACAAATTCTTTCTACAAATTTTTCGAATGAAATCTTGACTAAAAACGTAGCTCGCGGCATCTACATCATCCAATATACTACGATTTCTGGCGTGCAAATCGTCCAAAAAATAGCCAAATAA
- a CDS encoding LamG-like jellyroll fold domain-containing protein, translating to MMKKNLYILKIFLLLSFLTYAQPPNDGYYLDGVDDFIELTDSDNINTTTVNDRTIEGYFKVDDATSRQIIYKEGGGSRGIILYVENDYVVVGGYNRSNSDYTPRWNGTYFREPISDDTWYHIALVFDNVGVPVNDPIAASDNTNLKWYLDGSLMDSRAGFEIRSHSGDINLGRSDGNIRYPNCGTWTSGGSSEYCFNNNSQSNSNNYFAGNIWGFRVWDDVRTVTEIDENKDILITTVGTDNLVAALDGDTISYLDDSDAVTTDSASNKTEITWSSTASTTSWTTGTNWVGGTAPDATKLESVVIPSSTNYPVLTAHTIVGELTVDASASITVNAGATLDVYYDLTNNGTITVENDGALLPRENIPVKGTGNYIIERDSPNYTNTLFYSYWSTPVAETDAVIATIFPDVGGFDYYWNASTTNASWNNNHTDMEVGRGYALRANHLNVETAVFDGTVNNGDIDEPVYYTVDPNTSESGYNIIGNPYPSAIDWEAFQKDNSDDIEGTVYYWRQTDAPTGDNLASDYIEYNNTGSNPLGAADGNIATAQGFAVQAKSTGSGTVTFKNSHRVVANNDQFFRPTGEVAFATESTTTTSNSQTDGRMSLRLAGSGMYATQLVGFIPEGTINYDDTYDGPFINEGASIEFYSYVADSKMSIQALPALTTTDMEVPLGYQVLSSGTYTLSIDAEYLSQDFDIILEDRYQGTFTDLRQTSYTFTTSPTEENDRFFIQVQYRNTLSIDELDIEPNQVNVLFNGDDLQTITKRTDFEMISLYDISGKLLLQREYAETIAMPQLARGVYVVQYTTESGVILTKKILKS from the coding sequence ATGATGAAGAAGAATTTATACATTTTAAAAATATTTTTACTACTATCCTTTTTAACCTATGCACAACCTCCAAATGACGGGTATTATTTGGATGGAGTTGATGACTTTATTGAGTTAACTGATTCGGACAATATTAACACGACAACCGTAAACGATAGAACTATTGAAGGATATTTTAAAGTGGATGATGCCACGAGTAGACAAATAATCTACAAAGAAGGTGGTGGATCGCGTGGAATAATACTGTACGTAGAAAACGATTATGTCGTTGTTGGAGGATATAACAGGTCTAATAGTGATTATACACCACGATGGAATGGAACGTATTTTAGAGAACCTATTAGTGATGATACTTGGTATCATATAGCATTAGTGTTTGACAATGTTGGTGTTCCTGTAAATGACCCAATTGCAGCATCTGATAATACAAACTTAAAATGGTATTTAGATGGAAGTTTAATGGATTCTAGAGCTGGTTTTGAAATACGATCGCATAGTGGCGATATTAATTTAGGACGCTCTGATGGTAATATACGATATCCAAATTGTGGAACATGGACTTCTGGCGGAAGCTCAGAATACTGTTTCAATAACAATTCACAATCCAATTCTAATAATTATTTTGCAGGAAATATTTGGGGATTTAGAGTTTGGGACGATGTGCGTACAGTTACCGAAATAGACGAAAATAAAGACATATTAATCACGACAGTAGGAACAGATAATTTAGTGGCTGCCTTAGATGGTGATACCATTTCTTATTTAGATGATAGCGATGCTGTAACCACAGATTCTGCAAGTAATAAAACTGAAATTACATGGTCGTCAACTGCGTCAACCACAAGTTGGACTACTGGTACAAACTGGGTTGGAGGTACTGCACCAGACGCTACTAAATTGGAATCTGTAGTGATTCCTTCTTCAACAAATTATCCAGTACTAACGGCACATACGATTGTTGGAGAACTTACGGTTGATGCTTCCGCTTCTATTACGGTGAATGCAGGTGCTACATTGGATGTATATTATGACTTAACAAATAACGGAACGATTACCGTTGAGAATGATGGTGCATTGCTTCCACGTGAAAACATTCCTGTAAAAGGTACTGGAAATTATATCATTGAAAGAGATTCTCCAAATTATACCAATACGCTTTTCTATTCATATTGGTCTACTCCTGTAGCGGAAACAGATGCAGTAATAGCTACTATTTTTCCTGATGTTGGCGGATTTGACTACTACTGGAATGCTTCTACCACAAATGCTTCATGGAATAACAATCATACAGATATGGAAGTTGGTAGAGGTTATGCATTAAGAGCAAATCATCTTAATGTAGAAACGGCCGTTTTTGATGGAACAGTCAACAATGGCGATATTGATGAACCTGTGTACTATACGGTAGATCCAAACACAAGCGAATCTGGGTATAACATCATCGGAAATCCATATCCGTCTGCAATTGATTGGGAAGCGTTTCAAAAAGACAATTCAGATGACATTGAAGGAACCGTGTATTACTGGAGGCAAACAGACGCGCCAACAGGAGATAATTTAGCTTCGGATTACATCGAATATAATAATACAGGTTCAAACCCTTTAGGAGCAGCAGACGGAAACATTGCAACTGCGCAAGGTTTTGCCGTGCAAGCAAAAAGTACAGGTTCAGGAACGGTAACATTTAAAAATTCACACCGAGTAGTCGCAAATAATGACCAATTCTTCAGACCAACAGGAGAAGTTGCATTTGCTACAGAATCTACCACAACTACAAGCAATAGTCAAACGGATGGTCGTATGTCATTGCGTTTAGCTGGAAGCGGAATGTACGCAACACAATTGGTAGGTTTTATTCCAGAAGGAACCATAAACTATGACGATACGTACGATGGACCATTTATCAACGAAGGCGCTAGTATTGAGTTTTACTCGTATGTGGCTGACAGTAAAATGTCGATTCAAGCATTGCCAGCATTAACAACGACAGACATGGAAGTGCCTTTAGGATACCAAGTCCTATCAAGCGGAACGTACACATTATCAATTGATGCAGAATATCTATCGCAAGATTTTGACATCATTTTAGAAGACAGATATCAAGGGACATTTACAGACTTACGTCAAACTTCATACACATTTACGACGAGTCCAACAGAAGAAAATGATCGTTTCTTCATCCAAGTTCAATACAGAAATACACTAAGTATTGACGAACTAGACATTGAACCAAATCAAGTAAACGTATTATTTAATGGTGATGACTTACAAACCATTACCAAGCGTACCGATTTTGAGATGATTAGTTTATACGACATCTCTGGAAAACTATTGCTACAACGCGAATATGCTGAAACCATTGCAATGCCGCAATTGGCAAGAGGCGTGTATGTGGTTCAGTACACAACTGAAAGCGGAGTTATACTCACAAAAAAAATCCTAAAGTCTTAA